From a single Azospirillum fermentarium genomic region:
- a CDS encoding cupin domain-containing protein has translation MMGNLFAGIPQPDPLSPGLSDAGTPGWAGPSLGGGDEMFDTLAAMAGARVERIVSTGQRSPPGFWYDQDWDEFVLLVSGAAVLDIAGHDSPRLLQPGDWVHLPAHTRHRVLWTPADRPTVWLAVHGAPVGAEAVRGEAGR, from the coding sequence ATGATGGGAAACCTGTTTGCCGGCATACCGCAGCCGGACCCGCTGTCGCCCGGTCTGAGCGACGCCGGCACCCCCGGCTGGGCCGGCCCCAGCCTCGGCGGCGGCGACGAGATGTTCGACACCCTGGCCGCCATGGCCGGCGCGCGGGTCGAGCGCATCGTGTCCACCGGCCAGCGCTCGCCGCCGGGCTTCTGGTACGATCAGGACTGGGACGAATTCGTCCTGCTGGTGTCGGGGGCCGCGGTGCTGGACATCGCCGGCCACGACAGCCCCCGCCTGCTCCAGCCGGGCGACTGGGTGCACCTGCCGGCCCACACCCGCCACCGCGTGCTGTGGACCCCCGCCGACCGCCCCACCGTGTGGCTGGCGGTCCATGGCGCCCCGGTCGGGGCGGAAGCCGTCAGGGGGGAAGCAGGGCGTTGA
- the dgcA gene encoding N-acetyl-D-Glu racemase DgcA produces the protein MSPPRLTVRREDFPIRGVFRIARGARTTAEVVVATVTDGPHTGRGECVPYRRYGETVEGVAAALAGMAGAVAAGLDRAGLQTLMPPGAARNALDCALWDLEAKRTGVPAWRLAGLAEEPCPLLTCFTLSVDEPGAMAAAAAAAAPRHPLLKTKLTGDGDVERVRAVRAAAPAARLVVDANEAWSLDHLYRFAPEMAALGVELIEQPLPAGEDEALRGINCPVPLGADESVHGCGGLERLAGLYQVVNIKLDKTGGLTEALALKAAAEALGFGIMVGCMVGTSLAMAPAVLVGQNARFTDLDGPLLLAQDREPGLRYDGALVHPPEPEVWG, from the coding sequence ATGAGCCCCCCCCGCCTGACCGTCCGCCGCGAGGATTTCCCCATCCGCGGCGTCTTCCGCATCGCCCGTGGCGCCCGCACCACCGCCGAGGTGGTGGTGGCCACCGTCACCGACGGCCCCCACACGGGCCGGGGCGAGTGCGTGCCCTACCGCCGCTACGGCGAAACGGTGGAGGGGGTGGCGGCGGCGCTGGCGGGCATGGCCGGTGCGGTGGCCGCCGGGCTGGACCGGGCCGGGCTTCAGACCCTGATGCCCCCCGGTGCGGCGCGCAACGCGCTGGACTGCGCCCTGTGGGATCTGGAGGCCAAGCGGACGGGTGTGCCGGCGTGGCGGCTGGCCGGGCTGGCCGAGGAACCGTGCCCGCTGCTGACCTGTTTCACCCTCAGCGTCGATGAGCCCGGCGCCATGGCCGCCGCCGCCGCGGCGGCCGCCCCCCGTCACCCGCTGCTGAAGACCAAGCTGACCGGCGACGGCGACGTGGAGCGGGTGCGCGCCGTCCGCGCCGCCGCCCCCGCCGCCCGGCTGGTGGTGGACGCCAACGAGGCGTGGAGCCTGGACCATCTGTACCGCTTCGCGCCCGAGATGGCGGCCCTGGGGGTGGAGCTGATCGAACAGCCCCTGCCGGCGGGGGAGGACGAGGCGTTGCGCGGCATCAATTGCCCCGTGCCGCTGGGCGCCGACGAATCGGTCCACGGGTGCGGCGGTCTGGAGCGGCTCGCGGGGCTCTATCAGGTGGTGAACATCAAGCTGGACAAGACCGGCGGCCTGACCGAAGCGCTGGCGCTGAAGGCGGCGGCGGAGGCGCTGGGCTTCGGCATCATGGTGGGGTGCATGGTGGGCACCTCGCTGGCCATGGCCCCGGCGGTGCTGGTGGGACAGAATGCCCGCTTCACCGATCTGGACGGGCCGCTGCTGCTGGCCCAGGATCGGGAACCGGGGCTGCGTTACGACGGCGCCCTGGTCCATCCGCCGGAACCGGAGGTGTGGGGATGA
- a CDS encoding DUF1800 domain-containing protein, whose product MMTVPSTTVLNRLAFGPRPGEGAEVERLGLERWLARQLAPDPHDDPHAAAALSACRLRITYDAGEGWAKTDEDRPLASLDKPPEALWPLNDGKLPFAGPERQWPRNEVAAATLLRAVHSQWQVREVMADFWHNHFNVYGVERAVGVLLPLYDRDVIRAHALGNFRAFLEAVACSGAMLVYLNNRTSRAGIANENYARELFELHTLGRDAYLNALYNRWRDVPGAAAGKPAGYIDQDVYEAARAFTGWTLADGAGLGGGVSLPATGRFAYVENWHDNYQKRVLGQEFDPFQGPLADGRRVLDLVADHPATARHLAFKLCRRLVADDPPKRLVDAAARTWAENRRAPDQIARVVRAIVLSPEFAAAPPSKVRRPLELVAGFARAAVPDFTVTMGLIRELDGGGQRLFGQPAPTGYPDTADAWTGAAAMRRRWALVMGLAENRWGTGAAALPAGTPPPATAQAAAEAWQRTLFAGPPDPAVTAAVLPGVGLAPGVPLPADPHKAGEVLHRLAAYVAMAPRFNLR is encoded by the coding sequence ATGATGACCGTGCCGTCCACCACCGTGCTCAACCGCCTGGCCTTCGGTCCCCGTCCGGGGGAGGGGGCGGAGGTGGAGCGCCTGGGGCTGGAGCGCTGGCTGGCCCGCCAGCTCGCCCCCGACCCCCATGACGATCCCCATGCGGCGGCGGCGCTTTCGGCCTGCCGCCTGCGCATCACCTACGACGCGGGGGAGGGGTGGGCCAAGACCGACGAGGACCGTCCGCTCGCCAGCCTGGACAAGCCGCCGGAGGCCCTGTGGCCCCTCAACGACGGCAAGCTGCCCTTTGCCGGGCCGGAGCGCCAGTGGCCGCGCAACGAGGTGGCGGCGGCCACCCTCCTGCGCGCCGTGCACAGCCAGTGGCAGGTGCGCGAGGTGATGGCCGATTTCTGGCACAACCACTTCAACGTCTATGGGGTGGAGCGGGCGGTGGGGGTGCTGCTGCCCCTCTATGACCGCGACGTGATCCGCGCCCACGCGCTGGGCAATTTCCGCGCGTTTCTGGAGGCGGTGGCGTGCAGCGGCGCCATGCTGGTCTATCTCAACAACCGCACGTCCCGCGCCGGCATCGCCAACGAGAATTACGCCCGCGAACTGTTCGAGCTGCACACGCTGGGGCGGGATGCCTATCTGAACGCGCTGTACAACCGCTGGCGCGACGTGCCGGGGGCGGCGGCGGGCAAGCCCGCCGGCTACATCGACCAGGATGTGTACGAGGCGGCGCGGGCCTTCACCGGCTGGACGCTGGCCGACGGGGCGGGCTTGGGCGGCGGGGTGTCGCTGCCGGCCACCGGGCGCTTCGCCTATGTGGAGAACTGGCACGACAACTATCAAAAGCGCGTGCTGGGGCAGGAGTTCGACCCGTTCCAGGGGCCGCTGGCCGACGGGCGGCGGGTGCTGGATCTGGTGGCCGATCACCCGGCCACCGCCCGCCATCTGGCGTTCAAGCTGTGCCGCCGGCTGGTGGCCGACGACCCGCCCAAGCGGCTGGTGGACGCCGCCGCCAGGACATGGGCCGAGAACCGGCGGGCGCCGGACCAGATCGCCCGCGTGGTGCGTGCCATCGTGCTGTCGCCCGAGTTCGCCGCCGCCCCGCCGTCGAAGGTCAGGCGGCCCCTGGAACTGGTGGCCGGCTTCGCCCGCGCGGCGGTGCCGGACTTCACCGTCACCATGGGGCTGATCCGCGAGCTGGACGGCGGCGGGCAGCGGCTGTTCGGCCAGCCGGCCCCCACCGGATATCCCGACACCGCCGACGCCTGGACCGGGGCGGCGGCCATGCGGCGGCGCTGGGCGCTGGTGATGGGGCTGGCCGAGAACCGCTGGGGCACCGGGGCCGCGGCCCTGCCGGCGGGAACCCCGCCCCCCGCCACGGCGCAGGCCGCGGCGGAGGCGTGGCAGCGCACGCTGTTTGCCGGTCCGCCGGACCCCGCCGTCACCGCCGCCGTGCTGCCGGGGGTGGGGCTGGCCCCCGGCGTGCCGCTGCCCGCCGACCCGCACAAGGCGGGCGAGGTGCTGCACCGTCTGGCGGCCTATGTGGCCATGGCCCCGCGGTTCAACCTGCGCTGA